A single Prevotella sp. E15-22 DNA region contains:
- a CDS encoding capsular polysaccharide synthesis protein, producing MDSWFYLKVKTCKFLANTISALVFDREKRHALREKLDPLSPKRCVAYIKKRYTDVEPVTMAGYGTTGHTIWICWLQGRDNAPDIVKNCIHSFEQLKSEGMQVVVLTSKNLHQYAQLPAYIVEKWQKGKICHAHFTDILRVYLMVRYGGYWVDATCIQTAAIPRSIDSLPVFLFRSHGEFSFTLIQNCFLHSNRNHYIMGKWYAAMLAYWKEEDKAIHYFVHHLMFQALLQADDRFKKEYEKIPVLSDEPMHILLNSMLAGEPYTIQKMNEAQEASFIQKLSYKFPQELLDDKQSMACHLSAPLT from the coding sequence ATGGATTCTTGGTTTTATTTAAAGGTTAAGACCTGTAAATTCCTGGCTAACACCATCTCGGCATTGGTGTTCGACAGGGAGAAGCGTCATGCACTGAGGGAGAAGTTGGACCCACTGAGTCCCAAACGGTGTGTGGCCTATATCAAGAAACGCTATACCGATGTTGAGCCTGTGACAATGGCCGGCTATGGCACCACAGGTCACACCATATGGATTTGCTGGCTTCAAGGCAGGGACAACGCACCAGACATCGTCAAGAACTGTATTCATTCCTTTGAGCAACTTAAGTCGGAGGGCATGCAGGTTGTCGTTCTGACCTCCAAGAATCTTCATCAGTATGCACAACTGCCTGCTTATATCGTGGAGAAATGGCAGAAAGGCAAGATATGTCATGCACATTTTACGGATATCCTGCGTGTTTATCTGATGGTGAGATACGGCGGATACTGGGTTGATGCCACCTGCATACAGACGGCTGCCATTCCTAGGTCTATCGACAGTCTTCCTGTCTTTCTCTTCAGGTCGCATGGTGAGTTCTCGTTCACACTGATACAGAACTGTTTCCTGCACAGCAACAGGAACCATTATATCATGGGCAAATGGTATGCAGCCATGCTAGCCTACTGGAAGGAGGAGGACAAAGCCATTCATTATTTTGTGCATCATCTGATGTTTCAGGCACTTCTGCAGGCCGACGACAGATTCAAAAAGGAATATGAAAAGATTCCCGTTTTGAGCGACGAGCCTATGCATATTCTCCTTAACAGTATGCTGGCAGGTGAGCCTTATACAATACAAAAAATGAACGAAGCCCAGGAGGCCTCGTTCATTCAAAAGCTTAGTTATAAGTTTCCGCAGGAACTTCTTGACGACAAGCAGTCAATGGCTTGTCATCTGTCTGCTCCGCTTACTTAG
- a CDS encoding BlaI/MecI/CopY family transcriptional regulator has translation MNKLTTKEEEVMEKIWQIEPCAPKDVQATYEEPVPHINTIATVFQILERKGFLTHEPKGRGYVYSSTIAKEDYGKSKLGTFVDHYFKKSYLKLVSALIENENVTEQELLDYLQELKNNKR, from the coding sequence ATGAACAAGTTGACCACGAAAGAAGAAGAGGTAATGGAGAAGATCTGGCAGATTGAGCCATGTGCTCCAAAGGACGTGCAGGCCACTTATGAGGAGCCTGTGCCCCATATCAACACGATTGCCACCGTTTTCCAGATTCTGGAACGCAAGGGATTCCTGACTCACGAACCAAAAGGACGTGGCTATGTCTATAGCTCGACCATTGCCAAGGAGGATTATGGAAAGTCGAAGTTGGGTACCTTTGTAGACCACTATTTCAAGAAGTCGTACCTCAAGTTGGTGTCTGCCTTGATTGAGAATGAGAACGTGACGGAACAGGAACTGCTGGACTACCTGCAGGAACTGAAAAACAATAAGCGCTAA
- a CDS encoding glycosyltransferase family 2 protein → MKITLIISTYNFPIALNLCLESVTKQTVMPDEIVIADDGSAEETTNLIRAWRQRLPMPVKHVWQENKGFRKTIVMNMGFAVCTGDYIIQIDGDIVMERHFIQDHMRYARRGQFICGSRSRINEAYTNKLKQGKKLKFSFFRPGLDDRMNALRCSLLTPFFKDYDHLRGCNMSFWRDDIMAINGYDETIVAYGYEDEDVQERLKRIGKKKLFIKFMCIEYHVWHPEHPTKKNLAETRKLIDRNNEQNLVRSERGIEQHLNENNLVE, encoded by the coding sequence ATGAAAATTACACTGATTATCTCTACTTATAACTTCCCTATAGCCCTGAACCTGTGTCTGGAGAGTGTTACCAAACAAACGGTGATGCCAGACGAGATTGTCATTGCCGACGACGGCTCTGCCGAAGAGACAACCAACCTTATCAGAGCATGGCGCCAGCGCCTGCCTATGCCCGTGAAGCACGTTTGGCAGGAGAACAAAGGCTTTCGCAAGACCATCGTGATGAACATGGGCTTTGCCGTTTGCACTGGCGACTATATCATCCAGATTGACGGCGACATCGTCATGGAGCGTCATTTCATTCAGGACCACATGCGCTATGCTCGTCGAGGTCAGTTCATCTGTGGCAGTCGAAGCCGAATCAACGAGGCGTATACCAACAAGCTGAAGCAGGGCAAGAAGCTGAAGTTCTCGTTCTTCAGACCAGGACTGGACGACCGCATGAACGCACTCAGATGCAGTTTGCTGACACCTTTCTTTAAGGACTACGACCACCTGAGAGGTTGCAACATGTCGTTCTGGCGCGACGATATCATGGCTATCAACGGCTATGACGAGACCATTGTGGCCTATGGCTATGAGGACGAGGATGTGCAGGAGCGACTGAAACGCATTGGTAAGAAGAAGTTGTTCATCAAGTTTATGTGCATTGAATACCACGTGTGGCATCCAGAACATCCCACCAAGAAGAACCTGGCTGAGACGCGCAAACTCATTGACCGCAACAACGAACAAAACCTAGTTCGCTCTGAGCGTGGCATTGAGCAGCACCTGAACGAAAACAACCTCGTGGAATAA
- a CDS encoding LTA synthase family protein, with product MKNYIKFLRPLGAVACNLFLVYVVYFIARMAFLFENWNLFADSLTWSHFLEILSGGLTFDTSAILYTNALWVLMVLFPLHKKETAAYQRVCRWVFVVVNILTLALNLGDCVYFRYSMRRTTTTIFQEFENENNLGGIFFTEALSHWYFFLLAALIAWGLWKLYVSPQKPLTKKARLLPYYLTITLSLLTFVPFCVAGMRGGWTRDIRPITISNANNYCDRPTEVGLVLNTPFALIRTIGKNNFEVITYFDNKEEMEALYSPIHTGCQGDSAFKRKNVVVIIIESFGREYIGTYNRHVPGYKGYTPFTDSLLANGALTFTHSYCNGRKSIDGMPSILSSIPMFVEPFFLSPYSVNDVSGLADCLNKKGYETAFFHGAERGSMGFMAFARATKFQEYFGREDFNSDPRTRGDADFDGWWGISDEPFMQYYCQKMTEMKEPFMTALFTLSSHHPFRVPDAYKDQFPEEDPEMPIYPVIRYTDMALQHFFASAQKQSWFKNTIFVITSDHTNMTKLPEYKTDLGGFCSPVIFYDPSGEMGSGMVDAIAQQTDIMPTILGHLGYDEPYLSFGIDLLHTPADKTWAVNYLNGIYQYVKYGYVIQFDGRETRAVYALDDTLMKNNLIGKVPVQQQMERELKAIIQQYMERMTENRLLPTK from the coding sequence ATGAAAAACTATATTAAGTTCCTGAGACCGTTAGGTGCCGTTGCGTGTAATCTGTTCCTAGTCTATGTGGTTTATTTCATAGCCCGCATGGCTTTTCTTTTCGAGAACTGGAACCTCTTTGCCGACAGTCTCACCTGGAGTCATTTCCTCGAGATCCTGAGTGGAGGCCTGACGTTCGACACCTCTGCTATTCTCTATACCAATGCCCTGTGGGTGCTGATGGTGCTGTTCCCCTTGCATAAAAAAGAGACAGCCGCCTATCAACGCGTGTGCCGCTGGGTGTTTGTGGTTGTCAACATCCTGACGTTGGCTCTGAACCTGGGCGATTGCGTCTATTTCCGTTATAGCATGCGACGCACCACCACCACCATCTTCCAGGAGTTCGAGAACGAGAACAACCTGGGAGGCATCTTCTTCACCGAGGCCCTCAGTCATTGGTATTTCTTCCTCTTGGCAGCCTTGATAGCCTGGGGACTGTGGAAACTCTATGTCTCGCCACAGAAGCCGCTGACAAAGAAGGCTCGTCTCTTGCCCTACTATCTCACCATCACCCTGTCGCTCCTTACTTTTGTGCCTTTCTGCGTGGCAGGCATGCGAGGTGGATGGACACGAGACATTCGTCCTATCACGATTTCAAATGCCAATAACTACTGCGACCGTCCTACAGAGGTGGGCTTGGTTCTCAACACACCGTTCGCCTTGATACGCACTATTGGCAAGAACAACTTCGAGGTTATCACCTATTTCGATAATAAAGAAGAGATGGAAGCCCTTTACTCGCCTATCCACACTGGTTGTCAGGGCGATTCTGCTTTCAAGAGAAAGAATGTGGTGGTGATCATCATCGAGAGCTTCGGACGAGAGTATATTGGCACCTATAACCGCCATGTGCCAGGCTACAAAGGCTATACGCCCTTTACAGATTCACTCCTGGCCAATGGCGCGCTGACCTTCACCCACAGCTATTGCAATGGGCGTAAGTCGATTGATGGTATGCCATCTATCCTCTCGTCTATCCCCATGTTCGTAGAGCCCTTCTTCCTGTCGCCCTATTCTGTCAATGATGTCAGCGGACTGGCCGACTGTCTGAACAAAAAGGGCTATGAGACTGCTTTCTTCCATGGTGCTGAGCGTGGCTCTATGGGTTTCATGGCCTTTGCACGTGCCACCAAGTTCCAGGAGTATTTTGGTCGTGAGGACTTCAACAGCGATCCGCGTACGCGTGGTGATGCCGACTTTGATGGTTGGTGGGGCATCAGTGATGAGCCTTTCATGCAGTACTATTGCCAGAAGATGACAGAGATGAAGGAACCCTTTATGACCGCCCTCTTCACCCTGTCGAGCCATCATCCCTTCCGTGTGCCTGATGCTTATAAGGATCAGTTCCCAGAAGAGGACCCAGAGATGCCTATCTATCCCGTTATCCGATATACCGACATGGCCCTGCAGCATTTCTTTGCATCGGCCCAGAAGCAGTCGTGGTTTAAGAACACCATCTTTGTCATTACCAGCGACCATACGAATATGACCAAACTGCCAGAGTATAAGACAGACCTGGGAGGCTTCTGCTCGCCAGTCATCTTCTATGACCCCTCTGGCGAGATGGGAAGTGGTATGGTGGATGCCATTGCTCAGCAGACCGATATCATGCCGACGATTCTTGGTCATCTGGGCTATGATGAGCCTTATCTGTCGTTTGGCATTGACCTGCTCCACACACCTGCCGACAAGACGTGGGCGGTGAACTATCTGAATGGTATCTATCAGTATGTTAAGTATGGCTATGTCATCCAGTTTGATGGTCGTGAGACGCGTGCTGTCTATGCCCTCGATGATACGCTGATGAAGAACAATCTGATAGGAAAGGTGCCTGTCCAGCAGCAGATGGAGCGCGAGTTAAAGGCCATCATTCAGCAGTATATGGAGCGAATGACAGAGAACAGGCTACTTCCTACTAAGTAA
- a CDS encoding glycosyltransferase family 2 protein, with the protein MSEDNKISVIINTYNAEQHLRKVLDSVKDFDEVVVCDMESTDHTLEIAKEYGCKIVTFPKENHTCCEPARTFAIQSASNKWAFVVDADEIVTPELREELYELIQQPNCAAGYYIPRQNMFMSMFVRDFHYDYQLRFLVREGTEWPPYIHSLPKVPGRVEKLKARKEARLLHLMDETMHEYITKMNIYTDNETDKKQYGTMALFWRPVWRFFKSYVMDGSFRMGTRGLIRSLMAAQYQFILVSKIIEKRYRG; encoded by the coding sequence ATGAGCGAAGACAACAAGATATCGGTGATCATCAACACCTATAACGCTGAGCAGCACCTGCGCAAGGTGCTCGACTCGGTGAAGGACTTTGACGAGGTGGTGGTGTGCGACATGGAGAGCACAGACCACACGCTGGAGATTGCCAAGGAGTATGGCTGCAAGATTGTGACCTTCCCCAAGGAGAACCACACCTGCTGCGAGCCTGCCAGGACTTTTGCCATTCAGAGTGCCTCGAACAAATGGGCCTTTGTGGTGGATGCCGACGAGATTGTGACACCTGAACTTCGCGAAGAGCTCTACGAGCTGATTCAGCAGCCCAACTGTGCCGCTGGCTACTATATTCCACGCCAGAACATGTTTATGAGCATGTTTGTGCGCGACTTCCACTACGACTATCAACTTCGCTTCCTGGTGCGCGAAGGCACAGAATGGCCACCCTACATCCATTCACTGCCAAAAGTGCCTGGACGCGTGGAGAAGTTGAAAGCAAGGAAGGAGGCTCGTCTGCTGCACCTGATGGACGAGACCATGCATGAGTATATCACCAAGATGAACATCTATACCGACAACGAGACCGACAAGAAGCAGTATGGTACGATGGCCCTGTTCTGGCGCCCTGTGTGGCGCTTCTTCAAGAGCTACGTGATGGACGGCAGCTTCCGCATGGGCACACGCGGCCTTATCCGCTCGTTGATGGCAGCTCAATATCAGTTCATCCTGGTGTCGAAGATTATCGAGAAGCGTTATCGCGGTTAA
- a CDS encoding DegT/DnrJ/EryC1/StrS aminotransferase family protein: MKIPFSPPYIDDSVIAEVTDSLKSGWITTGPKVKALEEEIQKLSNAQRVLCVNSWTTGAILMLRWLGIQPGDEVIVPAYTYCATALAVLWAGGKPVMVDSGEDLNISVDAIRKAITPKTKAIIPVDIAGWPCDYDAIMQLVNEPEIKAMFQATSPVMEKLGRIVVMSDSAHSIGAYYHQQHSGSETDIAIFSLHAVKNVTTAEGGAICLNMPEPFDNDELYAELRMKALNCQTKDAFTKTKVGGWRYDIVGMGMKANMADVNAAIGLAQIRQYDDLLKERKRVFEAYNNAFKNQSWSILPPCNDGVRESSYHVYALRIKDITEEQRDEIINEISKSEVAVNVHFIPMPMLTFFHGLGYQIEDYPQAYENYHHEISLPCYPQLTAEQLDYITTTVINAVHTVLK, translated from the coding sequence ATGAAAATCCCTTTTTCGCCACCCTATATTGACGATAGTGTAATAGCAGAAGTAACCGACTCACTGAAGTCTGGCTGGATTACCACAGGCCCCAAGGTGAAGGCCCTGGAAGAGGAAATCCAGAAACTGTCAAACGCCCAGCGCGTGCTGTGCGTCAACTCATGGACAACAGGTGCCATCCTGATGCTTCGCTGGCTGGGCATCCAGCCTGGCGACGAGGTCATCGTGCCTGCCTACACCTATTGCGCCACTGCCCTGGCTGTGCTGTGGGCTGGCGGCAAACCTGTGATGGTGGACTCTGGCGAGGACCTGAACATATCGGTTGACGCCATCCGCAAGGCCATCACACCCAAGACAAAGGCCATCATCCCTGTGGACATTGCTGGTTGGCCCTGCGACTACGACGCCATCATGCAACTGGTCAACGAGCCTGAGATTAAGGCCATGTTCCAGGCCACATCGCCTGTGATGGAGAAGTTGGGACGCATCGTTGTGATGAGCGACTCGGCCCACTCTATCGGCGCCTACTATCATCAGCAGCACTCTGGCTCTGAGACTGATATCGCTATCTTCTCGCTCCATGCTGTGAAGAACGTGACAACGGCTGAGGGTGGTGCCATCTGTCTGAACATGCCTGAGCCGTTTGACAACGACGAGCTGTATGCAGAACTGCGCATGAAGGCACTGAACTGTCAGACCAAGGATGCCTTCACCAAGACAAAGGTGGGTGGCTGGCGCTACGATATCGTTGGCATGGGCATGAAGGCCAATATGGCCGACGTGAACGCTGCCATCGGTTTGGCACAGATTCGCCAGTACGACGACCTGCTGAAGGAACGCAAGCGCGTGTTCGAGGCTTATAACAACGCCTTCAAGAATCAGTCGTGGAGCATCCTGCCCCCCTGCAACGATGGGGTCAGAGAGAGTTCGTACCACGTGTATGCCCTGCGCATCAAGGATATCACGGAGGAGCAGCGCGACGAGATTATCAACGAGATATCGAAGAGCGAGGTGGCTGTCAACGTGCACTTCATCCCCATGCCCATGCTCACCTTCTTCCACGGACTGGGCTATCAGATTGAGGACTATCCGCAGGCCTACGAGAACTATCACCACGAGATCTCGCTGCCCTGCTATCCACAGCTGACTGCTGAGCAGCTGGACTATATCACCACGACAGTGATCAACGCCGTTCACACCGTATTGAAATAG
- a CDS encoding phosphorylcholine transferase LicD, protein MASYDIDILHEHILQILLSVDKVCREHHLTYYCWAGTMLGAVRHKGFIPWDDDMDICMPRPDYDKLMMHAHEWLPQPLEALSIETDAHYPGGFGKIVDGSTTLIEREHSDYVGGIYIDVFPIDGAPASKLARRLCVARYKAMDKLLYFLHRDPYKHGHGPSSWPVLLIQKLFTHEWARKQLRAAYLAYDYEKSEYVLDYDDGVNGVIPKTMLGKPTPVRFEGYEVMGVEHADAYLRNKYGDYMVVPPHDNQRQHNFFYLDYNLPFRQYQDKRSFVNRDNASR, encoded by the coding sequence ATGGCATCTTACGATATCGACATTTTGCACGAGCATATCCTGCAGATCCTGTTGTCAGTTGACAAGGTCTGTCGCGAGCATCATCTGACTTACTATTGCTGGGCAGGCACCATGCTGGGTGCCGTTCGCCACAAGGGCTTTATTCCCTGGGACGATGATATGGACATCTGTATGCCTCGTCCTGACTACGACAAGCTGATGATGCATGCCCACGAATGGCTGCCACAGCCCCTCGAGGCCTTGTCTATCGAGACCGACGCCCATTATCCTGGCGGCTTTGGCAAGATTGTCGATGGTAGTACCACGCTGATTGAGCGTGAGCATAGTGACTATGTGGGCGGCATCTATATCGATGTTTTTCCCATTGATGGCGCACCAGCGTCCAAGTTGGCACGCCGTCTGTGCGTGGCTCGCTATAAGGCAATGGATAAGTTACTCTATTTCCTCCATCGCGACCCCTATAAGCATGGCCATGGCCCCAGTTCGTGGCCAGTGCTCCTCATCCAGAAACTTTTTACGCACGAGTGGGCGCGCAAGCAGTTGCGTGCGGCCTATCTGGCCTACGACTATGAAAAGTCGGAGTATGTGCTCGACTACGACGATGGTGTGAATGGCGTGATTCCCAAGACCATGCTGGGCAAACCTACGCCTGTGAGGTTTGAGGGCTACGAGGTGATGGGCGTGGAGCATGCCGATGCCTATCTGCGCAATAAGTACGGCGACTATATGGTTGTTCCTCCTCACGACAACCAGCGTCAGCACAATTTCTTCTATTTGGATTATAACCTGCCCTTCAGGCAGTATCAGGACAAGCGTTCGTTCGTTAACCGCGATAACGCTTCTCGATAA
- a CDS encoding glycosyltransferase family 4 protein, with product MKIFHIVSNKEWGGGEQYVYDLCQRQRKDGIEVNIICKPIDSISKKYEEAGITVYRLPLGGALDLKSGWQLASIVKKAGKCTIHAHNFKDAYTACYARKFSGRKDIQVVMCRHLTRPGKNTMLYRWLYGQLDRLIMDSQISTDAFLGTNPTIDTKKLGIVHTSIVVPENTVPVDIRTEFNIPAETVLAMFHGRLDPEKGIDVLLDAVEQIKDKNFKLVLIGKGSDEYTEHLKTTVKAKGIGEKIIFAGFRHPVLPYVAGADFGILASTVREGCPLSPQEYMSQGHPVVVTDNGGQREYVEDGRNGLLVAPGNANQLAEAMSRLIDDADLRQKLGSQAKADFNDHLNYEHFYAQIKTIYAND from the coding sequence ATGAAGATATTCCACATTGTCTCTAATAAAGAATGGGGAGGCGGTGAACAATATGTTTACGACCTCTGTCAGCGCCAGCGCAAAGACGGTATTGAGGTGAACATCATCTGCAAACCCATCGACAGCATCAGCAAGAAATACGAGGAGGCTGGCATCACGGTCTATCGCCTGCCCCTGGGAGGCGCGCTCGACTTGAAGAGTGGCTGGCAACTGGCCTCTATCGTCAAGAAGGCCGGCAAATGCACTATACATGCTCACAACTTCAAGGATGCCTATACGGCATGCTATGCCAGGAAGTTCTCTGGCCGCAAGGATATCCAGGTGGTGATGTGTCGTCACTTGACGCGCCCTGGCAAGAACACCATGCTCTATCGCTGGCTGTATGGACAGTTGGACAGACTAATCATGGACTCACAGATTTCCACCGACGCATTCCTGGGCACCAACCCAACAATTGACACGAAGAAGTTGGGCATCGTCCATACGAGTATTGTGGTGCCTGAGAATACTGTTCCTGTGGATATCCGTACCGAGTTCAACATCCCAGCAGAGACTGTGCTGGCTATGTTCCATGGCCGACTGGATCCTGAGAAGGGCATTGACGTGCTGCTGGATGCTGTGGAGCAAATCAAGGACAAGAACTTCAAACTGGTGCTCATTGGCAAGGGAAGTGATGAGTATACGGAGCATCTGAAGACGACCGTCAAGGCGAAAGGCATCGGCGAGAAGATTATCTTCGCTGGCTTCCGCCATCCTGTGCTGCCCTATGTGGCTGGTGCCGACTTTGGCATTCTGGCCTCTACTGTACGCGAAGGTTGTCCGTTGTCGCCCCAGGAATATATGTCGCAAGGTCATCCTGTGGTGGTCACGGATAATGGTGGTCAGCGCGAATACGTAGAAGACGGTCGCAATGGCTTGCTCGTTGCGCCAGGCAATGCCAATCAACTGGCAGAGGCCATGAGCCGACTCATCGATGATGCCGACCTGCGCCAGAAGCTGGGCAGTCAGGCCAAGGCTGACTTCAACGACCATCTGAACTACGAGCATTTCTACGCCCAGATCAAGACGATATACGCAAACGACTAA
- a CDS encoding lysophospholipid acyltransferase family protein, which yields MKKALYYLLYASWYLLSHLPLSALYVLSNFIFFIVFRILRYRRRTVWVNLVTSFPELEPEEHKDIERKFYRWFCDYLVENIKLMNMKPEEMKQRLVFKNTEAVDQCVKEGQSCAIYLGHLCNWEWITSLPFWITPEAQCGQLYHPLENKDFDRLLLHIRQRFGSVCIPMNDSLRRILDYKRQGKQTVIGYIADQAPFWWNIHHWCPFLHHDTAVLSGTERIATKLDQAVFYLDVHRVKRGYYEAEFKLITREPRKMEEFQLTDIYFNELEKSIRRQPECYLWTHDRWKRTRERFNRRFEVIDGKVHEKPKDQQHS from the coding sequence ATGAAAAAAGCGTTATACTATCTGCTTTACGCTTCATGGTACCTGCTATCGCACCTTCCTTTAAGTGCGCTGTATGTGCTGAGCAACTTCATCTTCTTTATCGTGTTCCGCATCTTGAGATATCGTCGTCGCACGGTGTGGGTCAATCTCGTCACCTCTTTCCCAGAACTAGAACCTGAAGAGCATAAGGATATCGAGCGCAAGTTCTACAGATGGTTCTGCGACTATCTGGTAGAAAATATCAAGCTGATGAACATGAAGCCTGAGGAGATGAAGCAGCGACTGGTCTTCAAGAATACTGAGGCCGTGGACCAATGCGTCAAAGAGGGACAGTCGTGCGCCATTTACCTGGGACACCTGTGCAACTGGGAATGGATTACCTCACTCCCTTTCTGGATTACACCCGAGGCACAATGTGGACAGTTGTATCATCCGTTGGAGAACAAGGACTTCGACAGGCTGCTGCTGCACATCCGTCAGCGCTTCGGCTCTGTATGCATTCCCATGAACGACTCCTTGCGTCGCATCCTGGACTATAAGCGCCAGGGCAAGCAGACCGTCATTGGCTATATTGCCGACCAAGCGCCTTTCTGGTGGAATATCCATCACTGGTGCCCATTCCTTCATCACGACACGGCCGTGCTTTCTGGCACTGAGCGCATCGCCACGAAACTGGATCAGGCTGTCTTTTATCTCGACGTACATCGTGTGAAGCGTGGCTATTATGAGGCTGAGTTCAAGCTCATCACGCGCGAGCCAAGGAAGATGGAGGAGTTCCAACTGACAGACATCTATTTCAACGAACTGGAAAAGAGCATCCGCCGACAGCCTGAGTGCTATCTTTGGACGCACGACCGCTGGAAGCGCACGCGCGAGCGCTTTAACCGTCGTTTCGAGGTGATTGACGGCAAGGTGCACGAGAAACCAAAAGACCAACAGCACAGTTAG